In a single window of the Halobaculum lipolyticum genome:
- a CDS encoding class I SAM-dependent methyltransferase, producing MSTPCVRAPVTEGEATRQALAERDLLDGDREIDVVDGEIFVPVVDGDAARAAGYEVVVRDAAEREGTVSPDELLGFEPSYGRLGDVVILDEDDPERARAVADAVVESDVPCETVVNRASKVAGEYRVREWDVLHGDDTETVHREYGHEFALDIAEVYFSPRLATERHRVVEQVQEGEHVVDMFAGVGPFAVPMAARGADVVACDVNPRAIAYLRENAARNGVADRVTALEGDVRETTADYDGWADRVVMNLPHSADEFLDTAVRLAGDDCVLHLYDMAHEDDPFGPSERAVRAAAEPAGYEVEVFARREVRSYAPHELNVCLDVRIRRA from the coding sequence ATGTCCACGCCGTGCGTCCGCGCCCCCGTCACGGAAGGCGAGGCGACGAGACAGGCGCTCGCAGAGCGCGACCTCCTCGACGGCGACCGCGAGATCGACGTGGTCGACGGCGAGATCTTCGTCCCCGTCGTCGACGGCGACGCCGCCCGCGCGGCCGGCTACGAGGTCGTCGTCCGCGACGCCGCCGAGCGCGAGGGGACCGTCTCCCCCGACGAACTGCTCGGGTTCGAGCCGTCGTACGGGCGCCTCGGCGACGTGGTGATCCTCGACGAGGACGACCCCGAGCGCGCCCGTGCCGTCGCCGACGCCGTCGTCGAGTCGGACGTGCCCTGCGAGACGGTGGTGAACCGCGCCTCGAAGGTCGCCGGCGAGTACCGCGTCCGCGAGTGGGACGTGCTCCACGGCGACGACACCGAGACCGTCCACCGCGAGTACGGCCACGAGTTCGCGCTCGACATCGCCGAGGTGTACTTCTCGCCCCGGCTGGCGACCGAGCGCCACCGCGTCGTCGAACAGGTACAGGAGGGCGAGCACGTCGTCGACATGTTCGCGGGCGTCGGCCCGTTCGCGGTGCCGATGGCCGCCCGCGGCGCCGACGTGGTCGCGTGCGACGTGAACCCCCGCGCGATCGCGTACCTCCGGGAGAACGCCGCGCGCAACGGCGTCGCCGACCGGGTCACCGCGCTGGAGGGCGACGTGCGCGAGACGACCGCCGACTACGACGGCTGGGCCGACCGCGTCGTGATGAACCTCCCGCACAGCGCCGACGAGTTCCTCGACACCGCCGTCCGGCTGGCGGGCGACGACTGCGTGCTCCACCTGTACGACATGGCCCACGAGGACGACCCGTTCGGGCCGAGCGAGCGCGCGGTCCGCGCGGCCGCCGAGCCGGCGGGCTACGAGGTCGAGGTGTTCGCGAGGCGGGAAGTGCGCTCGTACGCGCCCCACGAACTGAACGTCTGTCTGGACGTGCGGATCCGCCGGGCGTGA
- a CDS encoding M48 family metalloprotease produces the protein MPSRQSQLAVGMAAALLGLALATAGLLVGVWLVFYALLSVFGVGAAASVAAGVTALVLPSIGYLEYRQIRTIERVADAERVTRETEPALYDLVTRVAAQLDVPVPTVAVSERRTPEALAVGFRPENIHLVLSRGTLEALSGPAELEAVVAHELSHVKNRDAMVMTVVSLPVVLADGLRSRIAAVESPGWTLVVLIPLGVVSTAVWVVGKAITARLSRVREHTADRVAAEVTGSPAALASALGQLDRDIAATPARDLREASGISSLSILPLEPEELEKVMLGPDGDREPSYWWLRTRLHALERWLFRTHPPTAERIESLSTLERSRE, from the coding sequence ATGCCCTCCAGACAGTCGCAACTCGCCGTCGGGATGGCGGCCGCGCTCCTCGGACTGGCGCTGGCGACCGCCGGACTACTCGTCGGCGTCTGGCTCGTCTTCTACGCGCTCCTCTCGGTGTTCGGCGTCGGCGCCGCGGCGTCCGTCGCGGCGGGGGTCACCGCGCTGGTCCTCCCGAGCATCGGCTACCTCGAGTACAGACAGATCCGGACCATCGAGCGCGTCGCCGACGCCGAGCGCGTGACTCGCGAGACGGAGCCGGCGCTGTACGACCTCGTCACGCGCGTGGCGGCGCAACTCGACGTCCCGGTGCCGACGGTCGCCGTCTCCGAGCGACGGACGCCCGAGGCGCTCGCGGTCGGCTTCCGGCCGGAGAACATCCACCTCGTCCTGTCGCGCGGGACGCTCGAGGCGCTCTCGGGACCCGCCGAACTGGAGGCCGTGGTCGCCCACGAACTCTCCCACGTGAAGAACCGCGACGCGATGGTGATGACGGTCGTGTCGCTCCCGGTCGTCCTCGCCGACGGCCTCAGGTCGCGGATCGCCGCCGTCGAGAGTCCGGGGTGGACGCTGGTCGTGTTGATCCCGCTCGGGGTCGTCTCGACGGCCGTCTGGGTCGTCGGGAAGGCGATCACCGCCCGCCTGTCGCGCGTCAGAGAACACACCGCCGACCGCGTCGCCGCCGAGGTCACCGGCTCCCCGGCGGCGCTGGCGAGCGCGCTCGGCCAGCTGGACCGTGACATCGCCGCGACGCCGGCGCGCGACCTGCGCGAGGCGTCGGGGATCTCGTCGCTGTCGATCCTGCCGCTCGAACCCGAGGAACTGGAGAAGGTGATGCTCGGTCCCGACGGCGACAGGGAGCCGTCGTACTGGTGGCTGCGGACGCGGCTTCACGCGCTCGAACGCTGGCTGTTCCGGACCCACCCCCCGACGGCGGAGCGGATCGAGTCGCTCTCGACGCTCGAACGGAGCCGGGAGTGA
- a CDS encoding SLC13 family permease, translating into MAALSVGTLVVFGLIAVALVLFVTETVPPDITAIAVLVALAVLQPWTGVRATEAIQGFASTATVTIIAMYILSEGVQQTGVVERLGVVLARVTRGDERRLLTATVGTTGVAAGIINNTPVVAVFIPMITGLADRAGLSPSKLLLPLSYAAMMGGTLTLIGTSTNLLASDLSRELLGRPIGMFEFTPLGLLVLIVGGAYLLTVGRWLTPARLPPHQDFTDEFDLDRYLSRVRVGEGAAVVGQSIDAVETTLASDDDVDLLQLKRNGETYLAPSSDQTVAVGDVLIVRGTLQSITRLTEAPGLRLLHRDDVGEEELVEGPGTLVEAVVLPDSGLVDKTVAATGLEGALHTTVLAIRRGETVLRESLDDVVLDSGDTLLLQTTDEAVDYLVSDGDLLVTHRSADDPPSPEEPAEAVAPLSPKTPWALGILGSVIALAALGVVPIVIAALGGVVAMVVTGTVTTADAYEAVSWNVVFLLAGVLPLGVAMQRTGGDAVIASVLVGSADVLPVLGVLALFYVLTALLASIITPVASVVLMIPIAVDTAARIGADGFAFLLAVTFAASGAFMTPIGYQTNLMVYGPGNYRFSDYLRVGGPLQLLLAGVVTLGIAFFFGV; encoded by the coding sequence ATGGCCGCACTGTCGGTTGGAACGCTCGTCGTCTTCGGGTTGATAGCGGTCGCGCTGGTCCTGTTCGTCACCGAGACCGTTCCCCCCGACATCACGGCGATCGCCGTCCTCGTCGCCCTCGCGGTCCTCCAGCCGTGGACGGGCGTCCGGGCGACGGAGGCCATCCAAGGGTTCGCCAGCACGGCGACGGTCACGATCATCGCGATGTACATCCTGAGCGAGGGCGTCCAGCAGACGGGCGTCGTCGAACGGCTCGGGGTCGTGCTCGCGCGGGTCACACGGGGCGACGAGCGTCGACTGCTCACGGCCACCGTCGGCACCACCGGGGTGGCCGCGGGCATCATCAACAACACGCCGGTCGTCGCGGTGTTCATCCCGATGATCACCGGGCTGGCCGACCGAGCCGGGCTCTCCCCCTCGAAGCTCCTCCTCCCGCTATCGTACGCGGCGATGATGGGGGGGACGCTCACGCTCATCGGCACCTCGACGAACTTGCTCGCCAGCGACCTCTCCCGGGAGTTGCTCGGCCGGCCGATCGGGATGTTCGAGTTCACGCCGCTCGGTCTCCTCGTGCTGATCGTCGGGGGAGCGTACCTGCTCACCGTCGGCCGCTGGTTGACCCCGGCTCGGCTCCCGCCCCACCAAGACTTCACGGACGAGTTCGACCTCGATCGGTACCTCTCGCGCGTCCGCGTCGGCGAGGGGGCGGCGGTGGTCGGGCAGTCGATCGACGCCGTCGAGACGACGCTCGCGAGCGACGACGACGTCGACTTGCTCCAACTCAAGCGCAACGGCGAGACGTACCTGGCGCCGTCGAGCGACCAGACCGTCGCGGTCGGGGACGTGTTGATCGTGCGGGGGACGCTCCAGTCGATCACGCGACTGACCGAGGCGCCGGGGCTCCGGCTCCTCCACCGCGACGACGTCGGGGAGGAGGAACTCGTCGAGGGACCGGGAACCCTCGTCGAGGCCGTCGTCCTCCCGGACTCGGGACTCGTCGACAAGACGGTGGCGGCGACGGGGCTGGAGGGCGCCCTCCACACGACCGTGTTGGCGATCCGGCGCGGCGAGACCGTCCTCCGCGAGTCGCTCGACGACGTGGTGCTGGACTCCGGCGACACGCTGCTCCTCCAGACGACCGACGAGGCCGTCGACTACCTCGTGTCGGACGGCGACCTGTTGGTGACCCACCGCTCGGCCGACGACCCGCCGTCGCCCGAGGAGCCGGCCGAGGCGGTCGCGCCGCTGAGTCCGAAGACCCCGTGGGCGCTCGGGATCCTCGGCTCGGTCATCGCCCTCGCCGCCCTCGGCGTCGTGCCGATCGTGATCGCCGCGCTCGGCGGCGTCGTCGCGATGGTCGTCACCGGCACGGTCACGACCGCCGACGCCTACGAGGCGGTGTCGTGGAACGTCGTCTTCCTGCTCGCCGGCGTGCTCCCCCTCGGCGTCGCGATGCAGCGGACGGGGGGCGACGCCGTCATCGCGTCGGTGCTCGTCGGGAGCGCCGACGTCCTCCCCGTCCTCGGGGTGTTGGCGCTGTTCTACGTCCTGACGGCGCTCCTCGCCAGTATCATCACGCCCGTCGCGAGCGTGGTGTTGATGATCCCGATCGCCGTCGACACCGCCGCCCGGATCGGCGCCGACGGCTTCGCGTTCCTCCTCGCGGTGACGTTCGCGGCCTCGGGCGCGTTCATGACCCCCATCGGGTACCAGACGAACCTGATGGTGTACGGTCCCGGGAACTACCGGTTCTCCGACTACCTCCGCGTCGGCGGGCCGCTCCAACTGCTGCTCGCGGGCGTCGTCACCCTCGGTATCGCGTTCTTCTTCGGCGTCTGA
- a CDS encoding mechanosensitive ion channel family protein → MFLQIQRLVLQIEVPEFLEETVAQTVAFLPRLLGAVVILLIGWVIGIGVARVVRVIADRVEVDRAVLATPLGSILGGTEDAVSRAIGTLGKWFVYAVAILAAADVLAIPLLSEWIQAAVSYLPAFVAGLLVIVLGFVVADFIGDAITRTQAATENAYTSWFATATRLFLYFTVLVIGLSTMGVDTGILTVFAQAIAWGVAAAIAIGVGIAVGWGGHTYVQENIGRWAGRVSSGTPRPNGRDRMEGEGAPAADDD, encoded by the coding sequence ATGTTCCTACAGATCCAACGGCTGGTGCTCCAGATCGAGGTCCCGGAGTTCCTCGAGGAGACGGTCGCACAGACGGTCGCGTTCCTGCCGCGCCTGCTCGGCGCGGTCGTCATCCTGCTGATCGGCTGGGTCATCGGGATCGGGGTCGCCCGGGTGGTCCGGGTGATCGCCGACCGCGTCGAGGTCGACCGCGCGGTGTTGGCGACGCCGCTCGGGAGCATCCTCGGCGGCACCGAGGACGCGGTGTCGCGAGCGATCGGGACGCTCGGCAAGTGGTTCGTGTACGCGGTCGCGATCCTCGCGGCGGCCGACGTGCTCGCGATCCCCCTGCTGTCTGAGTGGATCCAGGCGGCCGTCTCGTACCTCCCGGCGTTCGTCGCGGGCCTGCTCGTGATCGTCCTCGGGTTCGTCGTCGCGGACTTCATCGGCGACGCGATCACCCGGACGCAGGCGGCGACCGAGAACGCCTACACTTCGTGGTTCGCGACCGCGACGCGGCTGTTCCTCTACTTCACGGTGCTGGTGATCGGGCTGTCGACGATGGGCGTCGACACCGGCATCCTCACCGTGTTCGCGCAGGCCATCGCGTGGGGCGTCGCCGCCGCCATCGCCATCGGCGTCGGCATCGCGGTCGGCTGGGGCGGCCACACGTACGTCCAGGAGAACATCGGGCGGTGGGCCGGCCGCGTGTCGTCGGGGACGCCGCGCCCGAACGGCCGCGACCGCATGGAGGGCGAGGGCGCTCCCGCGGCCGACGACGACTGA
- a CDS encoding GNAT family N-acetyltransferase, with protein sequence MIRAARHDADGYTIRLFEPGDRDGYLALHREVLGGGSDEWFDWKYVDNPYADHVAVVVATDGDRVVGAKSGMGFEVGRGDERFLALQPGDTMVHPDHRRQGVYSRMTEFMKSTYADAPQALFFNYPNAATLPGSLKHGWSEVGTVTTRYRVADPVGFAGVGAGPLEDAVGRAGRAVAGGLLGVPRLGSRVADGLSVRRHREIPVATLADLYRRAVPDTFHVVRDETYLGWRYGNPRWEYTAYTVERGGRPVLGAVVGVDDDADPTVASVVDVLPMRGSGTGRADDPARRDAEYALFDRIVASSEAGVFAAADGAVSPSTAARFGFLPDTAPPLSWVATPSTLVAYPLDEAVDTPALASLDGWTLGLSDRDTR encoded by the coding sequence GTGATACGCGCGGCACGCCACGACGCCGACGGCTACACGATCCGGCTGTTCGAGCCGGGCGACCGCGACGGCTACCTCGCGCTCCACCGCGAGGTGCTCGGCGGGGGGAGCGACGAGTGGTTCGACTGGAAGTACGTCGACAACCCCTACGCGGACCACGTGGCCGTCGTCGTCGCGACCGACGGCGACCGGGTCGTCGGCGCGAAGTCGGGGATGGGGTTCGAGGTGGGTCGCGGCGACGAGCGGTTCCTCGCCCTCCAGCCGGGCGACACGATGGTCCACCCGGACCACCGCCGGCAGGGCGTCTACTCCCGGATGACCGAGTTCATGAAGTCGACGTACGCGGACGCCCCGCAGGCGCTGTTCTTCAACTACCCGAACGCGGCCACCCTCCCGGGGAGTCTCAAACACGGCTGGTCCGAGGTCGGCACCGTCACCACCCGCTACCGCGTCGCCGACCCCGTGGGGTTCGCCGGCGTCGGGGCCGGGCCGCTCGAGGACGCCGTCGGCCGGGCGGGGCGGGCGGTCGCCGGCGGTCTGCTCGGCGTTCCCCGACTCGGCTCGCGGGTCGCCGACGGACTGTCGGTGCGCCGCCACCGCGAGATCCCGGTGGCGACGCTCGCGGACCTGTACCGACGCGCCGTCCCCGACACGTTCCACGTCGTCCGCGACGAGACGTATCTCGGGTGGCGCTACGGCAATCCGCGGTGGGAGTACACGGCGTACACGGTCGAGCGCGGCGGGCGGCCGGTGCTCGGTGCGGTCGTCGGCGTCGACGACGACGCCGACCCGACCGTCGCGTCCGTCGTCGACGTGCTCCCAATGCGCGGCTCCGGCACCGGGCGCGCGGACGACCCCGCCCGGAGGGACGCGGAGTACGCCCTGTTCGACCGGATCGTCGCGTCGTCGGAGGCGGGCGTGTTCGCCGCGGCCGACGGGGCGGTCTCGCCGTCCACGGCCGCGCGCTTCGGCTTCCTCCCCGACACGGCGCCGCCGCTGTCGTGGGTCGCCACCCCCAGCACGCTCGTCGCCTACCCGCTCGACGAGGCGGTCGACACGCCCGCCCTCGCGTCGCTCGACGGCTGGACGCTCGGCTTGAGCGACCGCGACACCCGATGA
- a CDS encoding CoA transferase, translating into MGSLDDLTVLDLTRVLGGPYCTMLLADMGADVVKVEPPGGDWIRRTPPFFDDEEEPYGGYFQSVNRGKSSVELDLTDEDDRADFLTLVDRADVLVENYRAGTMERFDLAYERLRERNPGLVYASIRGFGDPRTGATPEQDRPAYDLVVQAMAGVMQINGQPDDPPTKIGVGIGDLFTGVLSAVGILAAVHHRERTGEGQFVDTSMYDAMLSMCERAVYQYSYTGEVPGRVGNAHPILFPYDAFEARDGLVVVAAIGPTQWDALCRAIDRPDLIEYREQSVRLANRDALKAEITAWTSERTVEEVLDVLDTVVPCAPVHDVGDVFESGIADRRGMLVDLPHPGTDEEVTVAGSPIKMTETPTGPAGRAPLLDEHRAALFGSEAAERGTRAQTDGSGESAADRADGGCCDDGDDDAAGSGTATDPEERP; encoded by the coding sequence CACGATGCTGTTGGCGGACATGGGCGCCGACGTCGTGAAGGTCGAACCGCCCGGGGGCGACTGGATCCGTCGGACGCCGCCCTTCTTCGACGACGAGGAGGAGCCGTACGGCGGCTACTTCCAGAGCGTCAACCGCGGGAAATCGAGCGTCGAACTCGACCTCACCGACGAGGACGACCGGGCGGACTTCCTCACGCTCGTCGACCGCGCGGACGTGCTGGTGGAGAACTACCGGGCGGGGACGATGGAGCGGTTCGACCTCGCGTACGAGCGCCTCCGCGAGCGCAACCCCGGGCTGGTGTACGCGTCGATCCGGGGGTTCGGGGACCCGCGGACCGGCGCCACCCCCGAACAGGACCGGCCGGCGTACGACCTCGTGGTCCAGGCGATGGCGGGCGTGATGCAGATCAACGGCCAGCCGGACGACCCGCCGACGAAGATCGGCGTCGGCATCGGCGACCTGTTCACGGGCGTGCTCAGCGCGGTGGGGATCCTCGCGGCCGTCCACCACCGCGAGCGCACCGGGGAGGGCCAGTTCGTCGACACCTCGATGTACGACGCGATGTTGTCGATGTGCGAGCGGGCCGTCTACCAGTACTCCTACACCGGCGAGGTGCCCGGCCGCGTCGGCAACGCGCACCCGATCTTGTTCCCGTACGACGCCTTCGAGGCGCGCGACGGACTCGTCGTCGTCGCGGCCATCGGCCCGACTCAGTGGGACGCGCTGTGTCGCGCCATCGACCGCCCGGACCTGATCGAGTACCGCGAGCAGTCGGTCCGGCTCGCGAACCGCGACGCGCTGAAAGCCGAGATCACCGCGTGGACGAGCGAGCGCACCGTCGAGGAGGTGCTCGACGTCCTCGACACGGTCGTCCCGTGTGCCCCCGTTCACGACGTCGGCGACGTGTTCGAGTCGGGGATCGCCGACCGACGCGGGATGCTCGTCGACCTCCCCCACCCCGGGACCGACGAGGAGGTGACCGTCGCCGGCTCCCCGATCAAGATGACCGAGACGCCGACCGGACCGGCGGGACGCGCCCCCCTGCTCGACGAACACCGGGCGGCGCTGTTCGGTTCGGAGGCCGCCGAGCGGGGGACGCGCGCGCAGACCGACGGGTCGGGTGAGTCCGCCGCCGACCGCGCCGACGGCGGGTGCTGCGACGACGGCGACGACGACGCCGCGGGGTCGGGGACGGCGACCGACCCGGAGGAGCGACCGTGA